The following proteins come from a genomic window of Microbacterium sp. SY138:
- the rhaI gene encoding L-rhamnose isomerase, giving the protein MSILTPSNLAILEKQGIELPSWAFGNSGTRFKVFGTPGTPRDPWEKIADAAQVNRYTALAPAVALHIPWDVVDSYSDLRTHAEDHGVTLGTVNSNTFQDDDYKFGALTHEDAAIRRKAIDHHLACIDVMDATGSRDLKIWLAEGSNYPGQADMRGRQDRLQDSLQKIYDRLGDDQRLVLEYKFFEPAFYHTDVPDWGTSYAQVSALGDKAMVCLDTGHHAPGTNIEFIVMQLLRLGKLGSFDFNSRFYADDDLIVGAADPFQLFRILFEVIRGGGLNNPDVAFMLDQCHNVEDKIPGQIRSVLNVQEMTARALLVDRDALAVAQRSGDVLAANALFMDAFYTDVRPALAEWRESRGLAADPMAAYLASGYQERIAAERVGGVQAGWGA; this is encoded by the coding sequence GTGAGCATCCTCACCCCCTCGAACCTCGCCATCCTCGAGAAGCAGGGCATCGAGCTCCCCAGCTGGGCCTTCGGCAACTCCGGCACGCGTTTCAAGGTGTTCGGCACCCCCGGCACGCCGCGGGATCCGTGGGAGAAGATCGCCGACGCCGCCCAGGTCAACCGCTACACGGCACTCGCTCCCGCGGTGGCGCTGCACATCCCGTGGGACGTGGTGGACTCGTACTCCGATCTGCGCACGCACGCCGAGGATCACGGAGTCACCCTCGGCACGGTCAACTCCAACACGTTCCAGGACGATGACTACAAGTTCGGCGCCCTCACGCACGAGGACGCCGCGATCCGGCGGAAGGCGATCGACCACCACCTGGCCTGCATCGACGTGATGGATGCGACCGGCAGCCGCGACCTCAAGATCTGGCTGGCCGAGGGGTCGAACTATCCCGGCCAGGCCGACATGCGCGGGCGCCAGGACCGCCTGCAGGATTCGCTGCAGAAGATCTACGACCGCCTCGGCGACGACCAGCGCCTCGTGCTCGAGTACAAGTTCTTCGAGCCGGCGTTCTATCACACCGACGTCCCGGACTGGGGCACCTCGTACGCGCAGGTCAGCGCGCTCGGCGACAAGGCGATGGTGTGCCTCGACACGGGCCACCACGCCCCGGGCACGAACATCGAGTTCATCGTGATGCAGCTGCTGCGCCTCGGCAAGCTCGGCTCGTTCGACTTCAACTCGCGCTTCTACGCCGACGACGACCTGATCGTGGGCGCGGCCGACCCGTTCCAGCTGTTCCGCATCCTGTTCGAGGTGATCCGCGGTGGCGGCCTGAACAACCCCGACGTGGCGTTCATGCTCGACCAGTGCCACAACGTCGAGGACAAGATCCCCGGCCAGATCCGCTCGGTGCTCAACGTGCAGGAGATGACGGCGCGTGCGCTGCTCGTCGACCGTGACGCGCTCGCCGTTGCCCAGAGGTCGGGCGACGTGCTCGCCGCGAACGCCCTCTTCATGGATGCCTTCTACACCGACGTGCGGCCCGCCCTGGCCGAATGGCGGGAGTCGCGCGGTCTCGCCGCCGATCCGATGGCCGCCTATCTCGCCTCCGGCTACCAGGAGCGGATCGCCGCCGAGCGGGTGGGCGGAGTGCAGGCCGGCTGGGGCGCCTGA
- the rhaS gene encoding rhamnose ABC transporter substrate-binding protein, translating into MMFARKRVTAFAAIAVAAAVALSGCASTGSGDGGDGGGDGNLAITFLPKNLGNPYFDTSSKGGKAAVEEFGGTFAEVGPAEATPDAQVSYINTATQQGVGALVVSANDPKAICDALNEARDAGVKVVTFDSDTNPECRDVFINQADSEGIAKVQVDLIAEQIGGAGEIAILSASANATNQNAWIDLMKEYLASDYPDITLVETVYGDDDDQTSFDKTAALLQTHPDLKGIISPTTVGIAAAARYLSTSDYKGKVALTGLGTPNQMREYVEDGTVTSFALWNPEDLGYLAAFAAQALIEGDITGKKGDSFTAGDLGEYTVGDDGVVLLGDPFVFNADNIGEFDF; encoded by the coding sequence ATGATGTTTGCACGCAAGCGTGTGACCGCGTTCGCCGCCATCGCGGTGGCCGCAGCGGTCGCCCTGTCCGGGTGCGCGAGCACCGGCAGCGGAGACGGCGGCGACGGCGGCGGAGACGGCAACCTCGCCATCACCTTCCTGCCCAAGAACCTCGGAAACCCCTACTTCGACACGTCGAGCAAGGGCGGCAAGGCGGCCGTCGAGGAGTTCGGCGGCACGTTCGCCGAGGTCGGGCCGGCCGAGGCCACCCCCGATGCGCAGGTCAGCTACATCAACACGGCCACGCAGCAGGGTGTCGGAGCACTCGTCGTCTCGGCGAACGATCCGAAGGCGATCTGCGACGCGCTGAACGAAGCGCGCGACGCCGGCGTGAAGGTCGTCACCTTCGACTCCGACACCAACCCGGAATGCCGCGACGTCTTCATCAACCAGGCGGACTCCGAGGGCATCGCGAAGGTGCAGGTCGACCTGATCGCCGAGCAGATCGGCGGCGCCGGAGAGATCGCGATCCTCTCGGCATCGGCGAACGCGACGAACCAGAACGCCTGGATCGACCTGATGAAGGAGTACCTCGCCAGCGATTACCCCGACATCACGCTCGTCGAGACCGTCTACGGCGACGACGACGACCAGACGTCGTTCGACAAGACCGCGGCCCTGCTGCAGACCCACCCTGACCTCAAGGGCATCATCTCGCCCACCACGGTCGGCATCGCGGCAGCCGCCCGCTACCTGTCCACCTCCGACTACAAGGGCAAGGTCGCCCTCACCGGTCTCGGCACCCCGAACCAGATGCGCGAATACGTCGAGGACGGCACCGTCACGTCGTTCGCGCTGTGGAACCCGGAAGACCTCGGCTACCTCGCGGCCTTCGCGGCGCAGGCGCTCATCGAGGGCGACATCACGGGCAAGAAGGGCGACAGCTTCACCGCCGGTGACCTCGGCGAGTACACGGTCGGAGACGACGGCGTGGTGCTGCTCGGCGACCCGTTCGTGTTCAACGCCGACAACATCGGCGAGTTCGACTTCTGA
- a CDS encoding ABC transporter permease, producing MTDTRTAAPTFVPESEVKRFSPTWFGDLAIRYAMVIVMVLIIAFFLYRSARFGTVDNLQTILVAAAPFALIALGQTLVILTGGIDLSVGSVIAAAAVFGSLTAKAFPDQIWLAIVAGVVVGFIAGAINGFVVSVIKVPPFIATLGMLTLASGVAYVAGNGAPITGLPADFSRIANAQFGGLTLPVILMIVGILGLAIIMRRTAWGMRVYAIGGNPIAAGIAGINVGRTIFSVYAISGMLAGISGVMLASRVTLGAPNLGVGYELDAIAAVVIGGASLLGGRGSIWGTALGLLLIQTLNNGLDILTVPAYWQKVIKGVLIVAAVAVDVWATRRRSR from the coding sequence ATGACCGACACCCGCACCGCCGCGCCGACCTTCGTGCCCGAGTCGGAAGTGAAGCGCTTCAGCCCGACCTGGTTCGGCGACCTCGCGATCCGCTACGCGATGGTGATCGTGATGGTGCTCATCATCGCCTTCTTCCTCTACCGCAGCGCGCGCTTCGGCACGGTCGACAACCTGCAGACGATCCTGGTCGCGGCGGCACCGTTCGCCCTGATCGCCCTCGGGCAGACGCTCGTGATCCTCACCGGCGGCATCGACCTCTCGGTCGGCAGCGTGATCGCCGCAGCGGCCGTGTTCGGCAGCCTCACCGCGAAGGCGTTCCCGGATCAGATCTGGCTCGCGATCGTCGCCGGAGTCGTGGTGGGGTTCATCGCCGGGGCCATCAACGGCTTCGTGGTGTCGGTGATCAAGGTGCCACCCTTCATCGCGACGCTCGGCATGCTCACCCTCGCGTCCGGTGTCGCCTACGTCGCGGGCAACGGCGCCCCCATCACCGGGCTGCCGGCCGACTTCTCCCGCATCGCCAACGCCCAGTTCGGCGGGCTCACCCTGCCGGTCATCCTGATGATCGTCGGCATCCTGGGACTCGCGATCATCATGCGCCGCACCGCCTGGGGTATGCGGGTCTACGCGATCGGCGGCAACCCGATCGCCGCCGGCATCGCGGGCATCAACGTCGGCCGCACCATCTTCAGCGTGTATGCCATCTCCGGCATGCTCGCCGGCATCTCGGGCGTCATGCTCGCCAGCCGTGTCACGCTCGGCGCTCCGAACCTCGGCGTCGGCTACGAGCTCGACGCGATCGCGGCGGTCGTGATCGGCGGCGCGAGCCTGCTCGGCGGCCGCGGCTCGATCTGGGGGACCGCCCTCGGACTGCTCCTCATCCAGACCCTCAACAACGGCCTCGACATCCTGACCGTCCCCGCCTACTGGCAGAAGGTCATCAAGGGGGTGCTCATCGTCGCGGCGGTCGCCGTGGACGTGTGGGCGACCCGACGACGAAGCCGCTGA
- a CDS encoding L-rhamnose mutarotase — protein MTRVCVKLQVRPELLDEYRERHAPVWPEMLAEIAAAGRRNYSLFLAPDGELIGYYETDDDAAAQAYLAASPVAARWEAEMSRFFVGLDGRPDQAAPTLPEVFHLEDQLSSSGLQNESSAS, from the coding sequence ATGACCCGCGTATGCGTCAAGCTCCAGGTGCGACCGGAACTCCTGGACGAGTACCGCGAGCGTCACGCGCCCGTGTGGCCGGAGATGCTCGCCGAGATCGCGGCGGCCGGACGCCGCAACTATTCGCTGTTCCTCGCTCCCGACGGTGAGCTCATCGGCTACTACGAGACCGATGACGACGCCGCGGCCCAGGCGTATCTCGCCGCGTCGCCCGTCGCCGCGCGCTGGGAGGCCGAGATGAGTCGCTTCTTCGTCGGTCTCGACGGCCGACCGGACCAGGCCGCCCCCACACTTCCCGAGGTGTTCCACCTCGAAGACCAGCTCTCCTCCTCCGGTCTCCAGAACGAAAGCAGTGCATCGTGA
- the xylB gene encoding xylulokinase: MPSTYVAGVDSSTQSCKVTVHELATGEVVRTGRASHPPGTEVAPEAWWSALQHAIVDAGGLDDVAAISIAAQQHGLVALDAQGHVVRDALLWNDVRSADAAAALVAEVGAHEYARRVGVVPVASFTGAKLRWLRDHEPANAARVAAVALPHDWLSWRLRGYGPVGASALGPALDALATDRSDASGTAYWSASTGAYDLDLLERAFGRVPILPRVLGPAERMGVMPGGTAVGAGLGDNAGGALGLGARPGDAMISIGTSGTVFAVADRPLADPTGTVAGFADGSGNHLPLVATLNAARVLDTVAGLLGVDHDALALLALAAEPGADGLVLQPYFEGERTPNRPDATATLFGMSLASTRRETLARAAVEGLLCGLADGLDAIRRWGVPATRILLIGGAARNPAVSQIAAQVFDVPIVVPGIDEAVARGAAVQAAWALTDERPSWADGEARSFAVDHRPIIREQYAAHV, encoded by the coding sequence ATGCCGTCGACGTACGTCGCCGGCGTGGATTCGTCCACGCAGAGTTGCAAGGTGACCGTGCACGAACTCGCGACCGGGGAGGTGGTGCGCACCGGACGGGCATCGCATCCGCCCGGCACGGAGGTCGCTCCCGAGGCATGGTGGTCGGCCCTGCAGCACGCGATCGTCGATGCCGGCGGTCTGGACGACGTGGCCGCGATCTCGATCGCCGCGCAGCAGCATGGGCTCGTGGCACTCGACGCACAGGGGCACGTCGTCCGCGACGCGCTGCTCTGGAACGACGTGCGCAGTGCGGACGCCGCGGCGGCGCTCGTGGCGGAGGTCGGCGCGCACGAGTATGCGCGTCGGGTCGGAGTCGTGCCGGTGGCGTCGTTCACCGGAGCCAAGCTGCGGTGGCTGCGTGATCACGAGCCCGCGAACGCAGCCAGAGTCGCTGCGGTCGCCCTGCCCCACGACTGGCTCTCCTGGCGACTGCGCGGGTATGGGCCCGTCGGTGCGTCCGCGCTCGGTCCCGCCCTCGACGCCCTCGCCACCGACCGCTCCGACGCGAGCGGCACTGCGTACTGGAGCGCCTCCACAGGCGCCTACGACCTCGACCTGCTCGAGCGTGCGTTCGGTCGCGTCCCGATCCTCCCCCGCGTCCTCGGGCCCGCCGAGCGGATGGGCGTCATGCCCGGAGGCACCGCGGTCGGAGCCGGTCTGGGCGACAACGCCGGTGGTGCGCTGGGACTCGGTGCCCGACCGGGCGACGCGATGATCTCGATCGGCACGAGCGGCACGGTCTTCGCGGTCGCGGATCGGCCCCTCGCCGACCCCACCGGAACGGTCGCCGGCTTCGCCGACGGAAGCGGGAATCATCTCCCGCTCGTCGCGACCCTCAACGCGGCCCGCGTGCTCGATACGGTCGCCGGGCTGCTCGGCGTCGATCACGACGCACTCGCCCTCCTGGCGCTGGCCGCCGAACCCGGAGCGGACGGCCTGGTCCTGCAGCCCTACTTCGAAGGGGAGCGCACCCCGAACCGCCCGGATGCCACCGCCACGCTGTTCGGCATGTCGCTCGCCTCGACACGACGCGAGACGCTGGCGCGCGCTGCGGTGGAGGGTCTTCTGTGCGGTCTGGCCGACGGCCTCGACGCGATCCGTCGGTGGGGCGTGCCGGCCACCCGCATCCTGCTCATCGGTGGGGCCGCGCGCAATCCCGCCGTCTCGCAGATCGCGGCTCAGGTGTTCGATGTGCCGATCGTGGTGCCGGGCATCGACGAGGCCGTCGCCCGAGGGGCGGCGGTGCAGGCGGCCTGGGCCCTCACGGACGAGCGCCCGTCCTGGGCAGACGGCGAGGCGCGGTCGTTCGCGGTCGACCACCGTCCGATCATCCGAGAGCAGTACGCCGCCCACGTCTGA
- a CDS encoding substrate-binding domain-containing protein → MFTKKSRIAAAFAVTSVAALMLAGCGAGDPNANTGSGDDSGQERITIGVSVYDMSSFVTEGKEGIERYAEENNIEILWNSAGLDVNTQASQVDQYVTAGVDAIVVIPVQADSLQPQIAAAKAADIPFFDVNASLNSEDLTGSVQPDDVAAGEQEAQMMMEALGGKGNVIILQGPLGGSGEINRGKGIDNVLAENPDVKVLAKDTANWKRDEAVNKVSNWISAFGDDIDGVIAQNDDMGLGALQALKEAGMTDVPIVGIDGIADGLEAVKNGDFIGTSLQNGTVELSAGVAYAAAIVRGEDVKENPVYLMPAITKDNVDEAIGHVVTERDAFLKNLSEMTNKNLKSGNIAYEGLTGQSE, encoded by the coding sequence ATGTTCACCAAGAAGAGCCGCATCGCCGCGGCTTTCGCCGTCACCTCCGTCGCCGCGCTGATGCTCGCCGGATGCGGCGCGGGCGACCCGAACGCGAATACCGGCAGCGGAGACGACAGCGGCCAGGAGCGCATCACCATCGGTGTGAGCGTCTACGACATGTCGTCGTTCGTCACCGAGGGCAAGGAGGGCATCGAGCGCTACGCCGAGGAGAACAACATCGAGATCCTGTGGAACTCCGCAGGGCTCGACGTCAACACCCAGGCGAGCCAGGTCGACCAGTACGTCACCGCCGGTGTCGACGCGATCGTGGTCATCCCGGTGCAGGCCGACTCGCTGCAGCCGCAGATCGCCGCCGCGAAGGCCGCCGACATCCCCTTCTTCGACGTCAACGCCTCGCTCAACAGCGAAGACCTCACCGGTTCGGTGCAGCCCGACGACGTGGCCGCGGGCGAGCAGGAGGCGCAGATGATGATGGAAGCCCTCGGCGGAAAGGGCAACGTCATCATCCTGCAGGGTCCGCTCGGAGGCTCGGGTGAGATCAACCGCGGCAAGGGCATCGACAACGTGCTCGCCGAGAACCCCGACGTGAAGGTGCTCGCCAAGGACACCGCGAACTGGAAGCGCGACGAGGCCGTCAACAAGGTCAGCAACTGGATCTCGGCCTTCGGCGACGACATCGACGGCGTGATCGCCCAGAACGACGACATGGGGCTCGGTGCTCTGCAGGCGCTCAAGGAAGCCGGGATGACGGATGTGCCGATCGTCGGCATCGACGGCATCGCCGACGGGCTCGAAGCCGTGAAGAACGGCGACTTCATCGGCACCTCGCTGCAGAACGGCACGGTCGAGCTGTCGGCCGGCGTGGCCTACGCCGCGGCCATCGTGCGCGGAGAGGACGTCAAGGAGAACCCGGTCTACCTGATGCCCGCGATCACGAAGGACAACGTCGACGAGGCGATCGGCCACGTGGTCACCGAGCGCGACGCGTTCCTGAAGAACCTCAGCGAGATGACCAACAAGAACCTCAAGAGCGGCAACATCGCTTACGAGGGTCTCACCGGCCAGTCGGAGTGA